The following are encoded in a window of Magnetococcales bacterium genomic DNA:
- a CDS encoding transglutaminase family protein, whose product MTIRVAIRHRTTYRYDRLVTLSPHVFRLRPAAHSRTPVRAYSLKITPANHFINWQQDPFGNFMARVVFPEAMREMSLDVEVIADMTVINPFDFFVEEYAEEFPFTYETLLARELAPYRETETPGPLLTQWLNKVDRHKGRSVDFLVHLNQRLQREIGYTIRLEPGVQSCEETLERRTGSCRDSALLLVTILRHLGLAARFVSGYLVQLTPDEKPLEGPAGTDRDFTDLHAWAEVYLPGAGWIGLDPTSGLFAGEGHIPLACTPHHTSAAPVTGCVDECETEFLFENTVIRLHEDPRVTKPYTDHDWSAILALGERVDERLLADDVRLTMGGEPTFTAMEKTDDDEWNFDADGPRKRLLAEDLLRRLHAAFAPGGVLQHGQGKWYPGEPLPRWRYGCFWRKDGQPLWKNPALLARLHQPAAHGPTAARRYLQELARRLGVDESLILPGFEDRYYHLWKEGNLPQSADLDQIMARLDQKLGQPVGWALPLGHDGRNWQSCIWSLRRKGLFLIPGDSPMGLRLPLESLPALDEEEAIPLTRSLFEVVPALAEYGPLRQQVAEQKTARAPGPLLHTACCAQVRDGLLHLFLPPVGLLEHYVELVATVESVAESLELPVVLEGYEPPQDLRLQRFMVTPDPAVIEVNIHPAASWSELVTTSQRLYEEARQSRLATEKFMLDGRHTGTGGGNHVVIGGATPSDSPLLRRPDLLRSLVTCWQHHPGLSYLFSGLFIGPTSQAPRVDEARHENLHELEIAFANMPDGEVTAPWLVDRMLRHLLVDLTGNTHRSEFCIDKLYNPDSATGRQGLLELRAFEMPPHSRMSLVQMLLIRTLIAHFWRQPYHHRLVRWGTALHDRFLLPHHVRDDVKQVTAMLRRAGLPFRSEWLDPFWEFRFPHIGTVVLDDVHLELRMALEPWHVLGEEVSRGGTSRFVDASLERLQIHLTGRTEGRHVVTCNGRRVPLQPTGTPGEAVGGVRFRAWQPPSCLHPTIGVQTPLVFDLVDTWNGHSLGGCTYHAGHPGGRNYQVFPVNSFEAEARRGVRYQEFGHRAGPLQPPPETAGPGRFVATGHLPRPMSPPPEEPSVDFPHTLDLRRPPELP is encoded by the coding sequence ATGACCATTCGCGTCGCCATTCGCCATCGTACCACCTATCGTTACGACCGGTTGGTCACTCTTTCGCCCCACGTCTTCCGTCTGCGGCCCGCCGCCCACAGCCGCACCCCCGTGCGGGCCTACTCCCTGAAGATCACCCCGGCCAACCACTTCATCAACTGGCAACAGGACCCCTTCGGCAACTTCATGGCCCGAGTGGTCTTTCCCGAAGCCATGCGCGAAATGAGCCTCGACGTGGAGGTCATCGCCGACATGACGGTGATCAACCCCTTCGACTTCTTCGTCGAGGAGTACGCGGAAGAGTTCCCCTTCACCTACGAAACCCTGCTGGCCCGGGAGCTGGCTCCCTACCGCGAAACCGAAACCCCCGGTCCGCTGCTGACGCAGTGGTTGAACAAGGTGGATCGCCACAAAGGGCGCAGCGTCGATTTCCTGGTCCACCTCAACCAGCGGTTGCAACGGGAGATCGGCTACACCATTCGCCTGGAGCCGGGGGTGCAGAGCTGCGAGGAGACCCTGGAACGCCGCACCGGCTCCTGCCGCGACAGCGCCCTGCTGCTGGTGACCATCCTGCGTCATCTGGGACTGGCGGCCCGTTTCGTCTCGGGCTATCTGGTGCAGTTGACCCCGGACGAAAAACCCCTGGAAGGCCCTGCCGGCACCGATCGGGACTTCACCGACCTGCACGCCTGGGCGGAGGTCTATCTGCCCGGCGCCGGCTGGATCGGACTCGACCCCACCTCGGGACTCTTTGCCGGGGAGGGTCACATTCCCCTGGCCTGCACACCGCATCATACCAGTGCGGCGCCCGTCACCGGCTGCGTGGACGAGTGCGAAACCGAATTCCTCTTCGAAAACACCGTGATCCGCCTGCACGAGGATCCACGGGTGACCAAACCCTACACCGACCACGACTGGAGCGCCATTCTGGCTCTGGGCGAGCGGGTGGATGAACGGCTGCTGGCCGACGACGTGCGCCTGACCATGGGGGGCGAACCCACCTTCACCGCCATGGAGAAGACCGACGACGACGAGTGGAATTTCGATGCCGACGGCCCCCGCAAACGGCTGCTGGCGGAAGATCTGCTGCGGCGTCTGCACGCGGCCTTCGCCCCCGGAGGGGTGTTGCAGCACGGCCAGGGCAAGTGGTATCCCGGCGAGCCCCTGCCCCGTTGGCGTTACGGCTGTTTCTGGCGCAAGGATGGCCAGCCCTTGTGGAAAAACCCCGCCCTTCTGGCGCGACTCCACCAACCGGCCGCCCACGGCCCGACGGCGGCCCGCCGCTATCTGCAAGAGCTGGCCCGGCGTCTGGGTGTCGACGAATCGTTGATCCTGCCGGGCTTCGAGGATCGCTACTACCACCTCTGGAAAGAGGGCAATCTGCCGCAGAGCGCCGATCTCGATCAGATCATGGCCCGACTCGACCAAAAGCTGGGCCAACCGGTGGGCTGGGCGCTGCCCCTGGGCCACGACGGCCGGAACTGGCAAAGCTGCATCTGGTCGTTACGGCGAAAAGGGCTCTTTCTGATTCCCGGCGACAGCCCCATGGGGTTGAGGCTGCCCTTGGAATCCCTGCCCGCCCTGGACGAGGAGGAGGCGATTCCCCTGACCCGCTCCCTCTTCGAGGTGGTCCCCGCCCTGGCCGAATACGGCCCCTTGCGACAACAGGTCGCGGAACAGAAAACGGCGCGGGCTCCCGGTCCCCTGCTGCACACCGCCTGCTGCGCCCAGGTGCGCGACGGACTGCTCCACCTCTTCCTGCCCCCCGTCGGCCTGCTGGAACACTACGTGGAGCTGGTGGCCACCGTGGAGAGCGTGGCGGAATCGCTGGAGCTGCCGGTGGTGCTGGAGGGCTACGAGCCGCCGCAGGATCTGCGCCTGCAACGTTTCATGGTGACGCCGGATCCGGCGGTGATCGAGGTCAACATCCACCCCGCCGCCTCCTGGTCGGAACTGGTGACCACTTCGCAACGCCTCTACGAAGAGGCCCGGCAGAGCCGCCTGGCCACGGAGAAGTTCATGCTCGACGGGCGGCATACCGGCACCGGCGGGGGCAACCATGTGGTCATCGGCGGAGCCACCCCCTCCGACAGCCCCCTGTTGCGCCGCCCCGATCTGCTGCGCAGTCTGGTCACCTGCTGGCAGCACCATCCGGGGCTGTCGTATCTCTTTTCGGGTCTCTTCATCGGCCCCACCAGCCAGGCCCCCCGTGTGGACGAAGCGCGTCACGAAAACCTCCATGAACTGGAAATCGCCTTCGCCAACATGCCCGACGGCGAGGTGACGGCCCCCTGGCTGGTGGACCGGATGTTGCGCCATCTGCTGGTCGATCTGACGGGCAACACCCATCGCAGCGAGTTCTGCATCGACAAGCTCTACAACCCCGACAGCGCCACGGGCCGCCAGGGTCTGCTGGAGCTGCGCGCCTTCGAAATGCCGCCCCACAGCCGCATGAGTCTGGTGCAAATGTTGCTTATAAGAACCCTGATCGCCCATTTCTGGCGGCAGCCCTATCACCACCGCCTGGTGCGCTGGGGCACGGCGTTGCACGATCGCTTCCTGCTGCCCCACCACGTTCGCGACGACGTGAAACAGGTGACGGCCATGCTGCGCCGCGCCGGACTGCCCTTCCGGAGCGAGTGGCTCGATCCCTTTTGGGAGTTTCGTTTCCCCCATATCGGAACGGTGGTTCTCGACGATGTTCATCTGGAGTTGCGCATGGCCCTGGAGCCCTGGCACGTTCTCGGCGAAGAGGTGAGTCGCGGCGGGACCTCCCGCTTCGTGGACGCCTCCCTGGAGCGGCTGCAGATTCACCTCACCGGTCGGACCGAGGGTCGCCACGTGGTGACATGCAACGGGCGGCGCGTGCCCCTGCAGCCCACCGGAACGCCGGGCGAAGCCGTTGGCGGGGTGCGTTTCCGCGCCTGGCAGCCGCCCTCGTGCCTGCATCCCACCATCGGCGTGCAAACTCCCCTGGTCTTCGATCTGGTCGATACCTGGAACGGCCACTCCCTGGGCGGCTGCACCTATCACGCCGGTCATCCGGGGGGGCGCAACTACCAGGTCTTTCCCGTCAACAGCTTCGAAGCCGAAGCCCGTCGGGGCGTGCGCTACCAGGAGTTCGGCCATCGCGCCGGTCCCCTGCAACCGCCGCCGGAGACGGCGGGACCGGGGCGCTTCGTCGCCACGGGCCACCTGCCACGACCCATGAGTCCACCCCCGGAAGAACCTTCCGTCGACTTCCCACACACCCTGGACCTGCGCCGACCGCCGGAGCTGCCATGA